The following proteins come from a genomic window of Acinetobacter sp. SAAs474:
- a CDS encoding 3-hydroxyacyl-CoA dehydrogenase: MHTDIQNIGIIGAGIMGTGIAQIAIQSKHHVYLYDTQPGAAQKAQAQLEITLSKLRDKQKISAVQYDDALTHLHIAEQIEALRDCQLVIEAIVEKLEVKQKLMQQLEAVVSLDTILASNTSSLSITAIASQCKHPERVAGYHFFNPVPLMKVVEVIQGLRTKPEISVQLTALAQKMGHRPVRTQDTPGFIINHAGRAYGTEALKILSENVASIAKIDQILKASLGFKMGPFELMDLTGLDVSHPVMESIYQQYYQEPRYRPNVLTQQMLIGKKLGRKTCAGFYLYIEQKKQEISEETHFYPQSNAINHVWLHTEFEADLQCLSHYFHSKGIHINNAKQPKQNDLIVLATYGEDATHSALRVGVDPRRTVCIDMLGDFQHCRTLMPNLRTEQSYIEAAIHLFSSPDCSVNVIEESLGFISQRVLAMIINLACDMAQQQIATAQDINDAVRLGLAYPHGPIEWGDLVGADKILLILERMSQISHDPRYRPSPWLQRRCKLQLSLTYTPDT, encoded by the coding sequence ATGCATACGGATATACAAAACATCGGCATTATTGGCGCAGGAATTATGGGAACAGGTATTGCACAAATTGCCATTCAGTCCAAACATCATGTTTATTTATATGACACACAGCCCGGTGCCGCCCAAAAAGCGCAGGCGCAGTTGGAAATCACCCTCAGCAAATTGCGCGACAAGCAGAAAATCAGCGCTGTACAATATGACGATGCACTGACGCATTTACATATTGCTGAACAGATAGAAGCGCTGCGGGATTGCCAGCTTGTAATTGAAGCGATTGTTGAAAAATTAGAGGTTAAACAAAAGCTGATGCAGCAACTTGAAGCAGTTGTCAGTCTAGATACAATTTTAGCTTCAAATACCTCATCACTATCAATTACCGCAATCGCGTCCCAATGCAAACATCCTGAACGTGTAGCCGGTTACCATTTTTTTAATCCCGTACCGCTGATGAAAGTTGTTGAAGTAATTCAAGGCTTACGTACTAAGCCAGAAATTTCTGTACAGCTCACTGCGTTGGCACAAAAAATGGGGCACCGTCCAGTACGTACTCAAGATACCCCTGGCTTTATTATCAACCATGCTGGACGTGCCTATGGAACAGAAGCGTTAAAAATATTAAGTGAAAATGTCGCTTCAATTGCAAAGATTGATCAGATTTTAAAAGCATCACTGGGCTTTAAGATGGGGCCATTTGAACTGATGGATTTGACCGGTTTAGATGTATCGCATCCGGTTATGGAATCAATATATCAACAGTATTACCAAGAACCGCGTTATCGCCCCAATGTGTTAACACAGCAAATGCTGATTGGAAAAAAATTAGGCCGTAAAACCTGTGCTGGCTTTTACCTTTATATCGAACAGAAAAAACAAGAAATTAGCGAGGAAACTCATTTCTATCCTCAATCAAATGCAATTAATCACGTCTGGCTGCATACCGAATTTGAAGCAGATCTACAGTGCTTAAGCCACTATTTTCATAGCAAAGGCATTCATATCAACAACGCGAAACAGCCCAAACAAAATGATCTGATTGTACTTGCAACTTATGGTGAAGATGCCACGCATTCAGCGCTTCGTGTAGGTGTAGATCCTAGGCGCACCGTATGTATTGACATGCTGGGTGATTTTCAACATTGCCGCACACTAATGCCTAATCTACGAACCGAACAATCCTATATTGAAGCCGCGATACATCTCTTTAGTAGTCCAGACTGCTCGGTTAATGTCATTGAGGAAAGTTTAGGTTTTATCAGCCAGCGTGTACTGGCCATGATTATCAATCTGGCTTGCGACATGGCACAGCAGCAAATTGCCACTGCACAAGATATTAATGATGCGGTGCGCTTGGGTTTAGCTTATCCGCACGGTCCAATTGAATGGGGTGATCTTGTAGGTGCAGATAAAATTTTGCTGATTTTGGAACGTATGTCACAGATTAGCCATGATCCACGTTACCGCCCTAGCCCCTGGTTGCAGCGCCGCTGCAAACTTCAGCTTTCGCTCACCTATACACCTGACACCTGA
- a CDS encoding 3-oxoadipyl-CoA thiolase: MNAYIYAGLRTPIGRHAGSLASIRPDNLVAQVIQALVEKTGIEPVEIEEVILGNTNQAGEDCRNVARNALLIAGLPVTVAGQTVNRLCASGLAAVIDAARAIQCQEGDVYIAGGVESMSRAPFVMGKAESAYSREAKIFDTTIGARFPNPKLTQLYGNESMPETGDNVAEAFGISREASDQFAAASQAKYEQAKQDGFYQDEILAIAVPQGRKAPPKIINEDEHPRPTSNFEALQKLKPLFTDGVVTAGNASGVNDGAAALLIGSSVLQEKYGMRPLVKILASASSGIEPRIMGAGPIEAIRKALKRANLTLNDMDVIEINEAFAPQVLSCLKGLDIAFDDPRVNPNGGAIAIGHPLGCSGARLALTAARQLQRKKQKYAVISLCIGVGQGLAMVIENSQL; this comes from the coding sequence ATGAATGCCTACATTTATGCAGGATTACGAACCCCTATCGGTCGCCATGCGGGCAGCCTTGCCAGCATCCGACCCGATAATTTGGTAGCGCAGGTCATTCAGGCTCTTGTCGAAAAAACTGGTATTGAACCAGTAGAAATTGAAGAAGTGATTTTAGGTAATACCAATCAAGCTGGTGAAGACTGCCGCAATGTCGCACGCAATGCATTGTTAATTGCAGGCTTACCAGTAACTGTCGCCGGACAGACCGTGAACCGCCTCTGCGCCAGTGGTCTAGCTGCGGTGATTGATGCAGCCCGTGCCATTCAATGCCAAGAAGGCGATGTTTATATTGCCGGCGGTGTAGAAAGCATGTCGCGTGCACCTTTTGTGATGGGCAAAGCGGAAAGTGCATATAGTCGCGAAGCCAAAATTTTTGATACTACTATTGGTGCACGCTTTCCCAATCCTAAACTGACCCAACTGTATGGCAATGAGTCCATGCCGGAAACCGGTGACAATGTCGCAGAAGCCTTTGGCATTAGCCGTGAAGCATCCGACCAATTTGCAGCAGCGTCACAAGCCAAATATGAGCAAGCCAAACAGGATGGCTTTTATCAAGATGAAATTTTAGCCATTGCAGTGCCGCAAGGCCGTAAAGCCCCGCCTAAAATTATTAATGAGGATGAACACCCACGCCCTACATCCAATTTTGAAGCTCTGCAAAAGTTAAAACCGCTATTTACAGACGGTGTGGTGACAGCAGGCAATGCTTCTGGCGTCAATGATGGCGCTGCAGCTTTGTTGATTGGCAGCAGTGTATTGCAAGAAAAATACGGTATGCGTCCATTGGTAAAAATTCTAGCATCTGCATCGTCTGGTATTGAACCGCGCATTATGGGTGCAGGTCCAATTGAAGCCATCCGCAAAGCGCTTAAACGCGCAAATCTGACTTTGAATGATATGGATGTAATTGAAATCAATGAAGCCTTTGCACCGCAGGTTTTATCTTGTTTGAAAGGACTGGATATTGCATTTGACGATCCGCGGGTTAATCCAAATGGCGGTGCAATTGCAATCGGACATCCACTGGGCTGTTCCGGCGCACGCTTGGCACTGACTGCTGCACGCCAGCTGCAGCGTAAAAAGCAAAAATATGCTGTTATCAGTTTATGTATTGGCGTCGGTCAAGGCTTGGCAATGGTGATTGAAAACAGCCAACTCTAA
- a CDS encoding IclR family transcriptional regulator translates to MHPQDETAPEQIGKKINLDEIRLDPISHIHRENNPQFIASLARGLEILRCFTPSAQILGNQELSQLTGLPKPTIARITSTLVSLGYLKQIPNSTKYTLDTGVLALGYASLSNISARIHARPYMEEMAKYAQAPVAMATRDRLTMLYLDVVQAESNLTMRRPIGSTIPLHNTAMGRACLAALPENERNFIMEALAKRHKEDWPKVKRGLERSFHDYQNYGYCLSLSEWHKEVNSVAVPMVHPMHGLLVFNCGAPSYLVDQEKLENEIGPRLIYMVQNIQEALNAL, encoded by the coding sequence ATGCACCCGCAAGATGAAACTGCTCCTGAGCAGATCGGAAAAAAAATAAACTTGGATGAGATCCGCTTGGATCCCATCTCACATATTCATCGTGAAAATAATCCGCAATTTATTGCATCTTTAGCGCGTGGTTTAGAGATTCTGCGCTGCTTTACCCCATCTGCACAGATTTTAGGTAATCAAGAACTGTCGCAATTAACCGGCTTGCCGAAACCGACTATTGCTCGTATTACCAGCACATTGGTGTCTTTGGGTTATTTAAAGCAAATACCTAATTCCACCAAGTACACCTTAGACACAGGTGTGTTGGCATTGGGCTACGCCTCACTTTCCAATATTTCCGCACGTATTCATGCACGGCCTTATATGGAAGAAATGGCGAAATATGCCCAAGCACCGGTGGCGATGGCGACCCGCGACCGGTTGACTATGCTGTATTTAGATGTGGTTCAGGCTGAATCTAACCTGACCATGCGCCGCCCAATTGGCTCGACCATTCCGCTACACAATACCGCGATGGGCCGTGCCTGTTTAGCGGCATTACCGGAAAATGAACGCAATTTTATTATGGAAGCATTGGCAAAACGTCATAAAGAGGATTGGCCGAAAGTGAAACGCGGTTTAGAACGTTCTTTTCATGACTATCAAAACTATGGCTATTGCCTATCACTGAGTGAATGGCACAAAGAAGTCAACTCAGTTGCGGTACCAATGGTGCACCCAATGCATGGGCTGCTGGTTTTTAACTGCGGTGCGCCAAGTTATTTGGTCGATCAAGAAAAGCTTGAAAATGAAATTGGCCCACGTTTAATTTACATGGTACAGAATATTCAAGAAGCCTTAAACGCCTTATAA
- a CDS encoding MFS transporter yields MTKVDMQSLASEAKFNGFHTKVLIWCMLIIILDGYDISVAGAALPSIMEQMNVSASTAGFMASSALFGMMVGAIFFGGLADKIGRRLTIAICVFLFSAFTAIAGLTDDPVTFSIVRFIAGLGIGGVMPNVVAQMTEYSPKKVRNVMTSLMFSGYAVGGVLAAVLGKQFIAQYGWQVVFYAAGLPVVLLPFILKSMPESVVYLVKKNKQAELRKIAEQIAPDVNFAVDAVFVNGSSNATLKPTAKLLFSNGRAFSTLMFWVAFFTCLFMVYALSTWLTKLMAMSGYSLGSALTFVIALNVGAIVGAVGGGWLADRFHIKWVLVIMYILGSIFLYLMTLPMPVTMLYFIIAVVGACSTGAQIVAYSYCGQFYPSVIRSTGIGMASGVGRLGAIGAPLLIGFIVALNLPIQQNFFVIALAGLIGAVALSLINHRRADMAQIQNESDFNMKVEEI; encoded by the coding sequence ATGACAAAAGTAGATATGCAAAGTTTGGCCAGCGAGGCTAAATTTAATGGATTTCATACTAAAGTACTGATTTGGTGTATGTTGATTATTATTCTTGATGGCTATGATATTTCTGTAGCTGGAGCTGCCTTGCCGTCGATTATGGAACAAATGAATGTCAGCGCATCTACAGCTGGATTTATGGCAAGTTCAGCTTTGTTTGGCATGATGGTAGGGGCGATTTTTTTTGGCGGCTTGGCTGATAAAATTGGTCGGCGTTTAACGATTGCCATCTGTGTTTTCTTATTTAGTGCATTTACGGCAATTGCTGGTTTAACTGATGATCCTGTGACATTTAGTATAGTCCGTTTCATTGCAGGACTTGGGATTGGCGGTGTGATGCCGAATGTCGTGGCACAAATGACAGAATATTCGCCTAAAAAAGTGCGTAATGTGATGACCTCATTAATGTTTTCCGGTTATGCCGTAGGAGGGGTTTTGGCGGCAGTTTTAGGAAAACAATTTATTGCACAATATGGCTGGCAAGTGGTGTTCTATGCTGCAGGTTTGCCAGTTGTGTTGCTACCGTTTATTTTAAAATCGATGCCGGAATCAGTCGTATATTTGGTAAAAAAGAATAAGCAGGCCGAACTGCGTAAAATTGCAGAGCAAATTGCACCAGATGTGAATTTTGCAGTGGATGCTGTTTTTGTTAATGGTTCATCCAACGCGACATTAAAACCCACAGCGAAACTTTTATTTAGTAACGGACGTGCTTTTAGTACCTTAATGTTTTGGGTTGCGTTTTTCACTTGTTTATTTATGGTTTATGCACTCAGTACTTGGTTGACAAAATTAATGGCGATGTCAGGTTATTCGCTAGGTTCGGCCTTAACTTTTGTAATTGCATTGAATGTTGGTGCAATTGTTGGCGCTGTCGGCGGCGGCTGGCTGGCAGACCGATTCCATATTAAATGGGTACTAGTCATTATGTACATTTTAGGCAGTATTTTCTTATATTTAATGACTTTGCCGATGCCAGTCACGATGCTTTATTTTATTATTGCAGTTGTTGGTGCTTGCTCTACTGGCGCGCAAATTGTGGCTTATTCTTATTGCGGTCAATTCTATCCAAGCGTGATCCGTTCGACAGGGATTGGTATGGCATCGGGCGTTGGACGTCTAGGCGCAATTGGCGCACCACTGTTAATTGGTTTTATTGTGGCTTTGAACTTACCGATTCAGCAAAATTTCTTTGTCATTGCACTTGCAGGCTTAATTGGTGCGGTGGCTCTATCTTTGATTAATCATCGACGTGCAGATATGGCACAAATTCAGAATGAATCTGATTTTAATATGAAAGTAGAGGAAATATAA
- a CDS encoding enoyl-CoA hydratase/isomerase family protein — protein MYTALKYQNNLAIITLKRPEARNALNTQMIEQLQEIISEIALKNLRAAIFTGDNKAFCAGADITGNK, from the coding sequence ATGTACACAGCACTAAAGTACCAAAACAATCTCGCCATCATTACTCTCAAACGTCCTGAAGCTAGAAATGCGCTGAATACTCAAATGATTGAGCAATTGCAAGAAATCATTAGTGAGATTGCCTTAAAGAATTTACGTGCTGCCATTTTTACCGGCGACAATAAAGCGTTTTGTGCAGGTGCGGATATCACGGGTAACAAATAA
- a CDS encoding MarR family transcriptional regulator — MPDFNLESYDQSLYMLHNRLFFRLFQVGNSLDRQCLNELGISPVHWAVLGALSRPHVNEAGMSFSDLTEYLGISRQSLDNILKRLEREGSVERVTSHEDKRAKNVALTPFGQQNWQDLQARFFQFYQQAMASFSLDDLASMIHLLNKVNHGLKQIQIAVPEK, encoded by the coding sequence ATGCCGGACTTCAATTTAGAGAGCTACGATCAGTCTTTATACATGCTACATAATCGACTTTTTTTCCGATTATTTCAGGTAGGCAACAGCCTTGACCGGCAATGTCTAAACGAACTTGGTATATCTCCAGTGCATTGGGCAGTACTTGGTGCACTTTCACGGCCGCATGTAAATGAAGCGGGTATGTCATTTTCAGATTTGACTGAATATCTAGGTATTAGCAGGCAAAGCCTAGACAATATTTTGAAGCGCTTAGAACGTGAAGGTAGTGTTGAGCGCGTAACATCCCATGAAGATAAACGTGCCAAAAATGTAGCACTTACGCCTTTTGGACAGCAAAACTGGCAAGACTTGCAAGCGCGCTTTTTCCAGTTTTACCAACAGGCTATGGCCAGTTTTAGCCTTGATGATTTAGCGAGTATGATTCACTTGCTTAATAAAGTTAATCACGGCCTGAAACAGATTCAAATCGCAGTACCTGAAAAATAG
- a CDS encoding nitroreductase — protein sequence MQHILVDQAIRSRHSVRAFKSIAIDRQTIIDILNVASRAPSGNNIQPWKVYVVTGQKRQQLIEQVCTAQREIFAQSEKVQLYQETFQYYPKKWTSPFIERRRENGWELYGLLNIKKGEVQKMQQQHLRNYELFDAPVGLFFSLSRTLETGSKMDIAMMIQNVMIAAKARGIDSCPQAAWNPFHQIVADVLEIPEDEELVCAIALGYADPDQMVNQLHTPRISAEEFTVFCD from the coding sequence ATGCAGCATATCTTGGTCGATCAAGCTATTCGTTCACGGCATTCAGTGCGGGCTTTTAAAAGTATCGCTATTGACCGCCAAACCATTATAGATATTTTGAATGTAGCCAGCCGAGCACCATCTGGCAATAATATTCAGCCATGGAAAGTCTATGTGGTTACTGGACAAAAACGTCAACAACTAATTGAGCAGGTGTGTACCGCACAGCGTGAGATTTTTGCGCAATCGGAAAAAGTACAACTGTATCAAGAAACTTTTCAGTATTATCCGAAAAAATGGACATCGCCATTTATCGAACGCCGTCGTGAAAATGGCTGGGAGCTGTATGGCTTACTAAATATTAAAAAAGGTGAAGTACAAAAAATGCAGCAACAGCATTTACGTAATTATGAATTATTTGATGCACCTGTAGGACTATTTTTTAGCTTAAGTAGGACATTAGAAACCGGATCAAAAATGGATATTGCCATGATGATCCAAAATGTCATGATTGCAGCAAAGGCTCGTGGAATTGACAGCTGTCCACAAGCGGCATGGAATCCCTTTCATCAAATTGTTGCAGATGTACTGGAGATACCAGAAGACGAAGAATTGGTTTGTGCTATTGCACTTGGTTATGCCGACCCAGACCAAATGGTCAATCAATTGCATACCCCACGCATAAGCGCTGAAGAATTTACAGTGTTCTGTGATTAA
- a CDS encoding LysR family transcriptional regulator: MIEMDIKQLRTFITILEVENLTKAAAMLNIVQPAVSRQIQMLEEELGVKLFNRSRHGMALTDDGKLLEPYARRILEDLESAKLELTANKGIIRGKVHIGVLSSISELLSTLIMSVIKEKYPEVQVKISVGYSGHLKEWLEAGDIDLALMYDSTPSKLIDLTPLVREPLFLIGAGHTTLQLNHPMDLKELENFPLILPCHPHRLRTLIEQAYKQNKSNLNIYAETNDLSIQKQLVIQGFGYTVLPLVSVINEFNSGLMKAAPIAGNEFIRVITMAMHSTRNIPKHVRIISAEIMFCVEQSINQKKWPNAEWIYKS; this comes from the coding sequence ATGATTGAAATGGACATCAAACAATTACGTACTTTTATTACTATTTTAGAAGTGGAGAACCTCACTAAGGCAGCCGCAATGCTGAATATTGTGCAGCCAGCAGTATCGCGTCAAATTCAAATGCTTGAAGAAGAATTGGGTGTAAAATTGTTCAACCGGTCACGTCATGGCATGGCTTTGACAGATGATGGAAAACTGCTTGAACCTTATGCAAGAAGAATTCTGGAAGACCTTGAAAGCGCTAAATTAGAATTGACTGCGAATAAGGGCATTATTCGGGGAAAAGTTCATATCGGAGTGTTATCGAGCATCAGTGAGCTGCTTTCTACTCTAATTATGAGTGTGATCAAAGAAAAATATCCTGAAGTACAAGTGAAAATTTCTGTTGGATATTCAGGGCATTTAAAAGAATGGCTGGAGGCAGGGGATATTGATTTAGCCCTAATGTATGATTCTACACCTTCTAAATTAATTGATTTGACGCCTTTAGTGAGAGAGCCTTTATTTTTAATAGGCGCAGGCCATACAACGTTGCAGTTAAATCATCCTATGGATTTAAAAGAGCTTGAAAATTTCCCATTAATTTTGCCATGTCATCCTCATCGTTTGCGTACGCTTATAGAACAGGCCTATAAACAAAATAAGTCAAATTTAAATATCTATGCCGAAACAAATGATTTAAGCATACAGAAGCAGTTGGTCATACAAGGCTTTGGATATACTGTTTTACCTTTAGTTTCAGTTATCAATGAATTTAACAGTGGTTTAATGAAAGCCGCACCAATTGCAGGCAATGAATTTATACGCGTTATTACTATGGCGATGCATTCTACAAGGAATATTCCCAAGCATGTTCGTATTATTTCGGCTGAAATTATGTTTTGCGTAGAACAATCCATTAATCAGAAAAAATGGCCGAATGCTGAATGGATATATAAAAGTTAA
- a CDS encoding acyl-CoA dehydrogenase family protein, with protein MKSTFNNYPEIREAVRALCAQFTDEYHRKIDEEKTYPEEFVNALTNAGWLAAMIPEEFGGSGLGLAEASVVMEEINRSGGNSGACHGQMYNMSTLLRNGSQAQKEFYLPKIASGEWRLQSMAVTEPTTGTDTTKIRTTAVKKGDRYVINGQKVWISRVQHSDWMILLARTTPLAEVKKKSEGMSIFMVDIKEATKSGMAVQPIPNMVNHETNELFFENLEIPEENLIGEEGKGFKYILDGLNAERTLIAAECIGDGYWFMDRATKYVKEREVFGRPIGQNQGVQFPLAESFIEIEAANLMRFRACELFDHGQACGAEANMAKYLAAKSSWEAANHCLQFHGGFGFANEYDIERKFRETRLYQVAPISTNLILSYVAEHLLDLPRSF; from the coding sequence GTGAAAAGCACTTTTAATAATTATCCTGAAATCCGTGAAGCTGTTCGTGCGTTATGTGCGCAGTTTACAGATGAATATCATCGCAAAATTGATGAGGAAAAAACCTACCCTGAAGAATTCGTCAATGCTTTAACCAATGCAGGCTGGTTAGCGGCCATGATTCCAGAAGAATTCGGTGGTTCAGGATTGGGATTAGCAGAAGCCTCAGTGGTGATGGAGGAGATTAACCGTAGCGGTGGTAATTCCGGTGCATGTCACGGTCAAATGTATAACATGAGTACCCTGCTGCGTAACGGCTCTCAGGCACAAAAAGAGTTTTATTTGCCTAAAATTGCTTCTGGTGAATGGCGCCTGCAGTCCATGGCAGTTACTGAACCGACGACAGGGACGGATACCACCAAAATTCGGACCACTGCAGTTAAAAAAGGTGACCGCTATGTGATTAATGGCCAAAAGGTCTGGATTTCACGTGTTCAGCATAGTGATTGGATGATTCTTCTTGCACGAACAACACCTTTAGCTGAAGTGAAAAAAAAATCTGAAGGTATGTCCATTTTCATGGTTGATATTAAAGAAGCAACGAAATCAGGGATGGCAGTGCAACCAATTCCAAATATGGTAAATCATGAAACCAACGAACTTTTTTTTGAGAATTTGGAAATTCCTGAAGAAAACCTGATTGGTGAAGAAGGCAAAGGATTTAAATATATTCTGGATGGTTTAAATGCAGAGCGCACCCTAATTGCTGCGGAATGTATTGGTGACGGCTATTGGTTTATGGACCGTGCAACCAAATATGTCAAAGAGCGCGAAGTCTTTGGGCGTCCGATTGGCCAAAACCAGGGAGTACAATTTCCACTTGCAGAATCATTTATTGAAATTGAAGCTGCCAACTTAATGCGTTTCCGTGCTTGTGAACTTTTTGATCATGGTCAAGCTTGTGGTGCTGAAGCCAATATGGCGAAGTATCTAGCTGCTAAATCAAGCTGGGAGGCAGCGAATCACTGCTTACAATTTCATGGTGGTTTTGGCTTTGCCAATGAATATGACATTGAACGCAAATTCCGTGAAACTCGTTTATATCAAGTTGCGCCTATTTCAACCAATTTAATTCTCAGTTATGTCGCTGAGCATTTACTTGATTTACCACGTTCTTTCTAA
- a CDS encoding CoA ester lyase has product MEKVQKSARSYLFVPANRIERFEKALNTKADAIIIDLEDAVPVDLKISARDELKTWLTDHPLENVMIRINSKSSEWFVDDIQLTKFSNIRAIILPKTESVADIDAVTALRAIDVFALIETPLGFANIRQIAQAKSVKALMFGSIDFQLEMNMQGGYEELLSFRNEFVLASKLAGIESPVDGVTVDFKNKALVERETLQAKQLGFAGKLCIHPNQVDIVNTAFTPTDAELTWAQRVLNAVNQTQGQAISLDGKMIDLPVILRAQKILKQANLNT; this is encoded by the coding sequence ATGGAAAAAGTACAGAAGTCTGCGCGTTCATATCTTTTTGTACCGGCCAATCGCATTGAACGTTTTGAAAAAGCGCTTAATACAAAAGCTGATGCCATCATTATTGATTTAGAAGATGCAGTTCCAGTTGATCTGAAAATTTCTGCACGTGATGAGCTTAAAACCTGGTTGACTGATCATCCACTAGAAAATGTAATGATCCGTATCAATTCAAAAAGCAGCGAATGGTTTGTAGATGATATTCAATTGACCAAATTTAGTAATATTCGAGCAATTATTTTACCAAAAACTGAATCAGTTGCTGACATTGATGCCGTTACAGCTCTTCGTGCAATTGATGTATTCGCATTGATTGAAACTCCGCTTGGATTTGCCAATATCCGTCAAATTGCTCAAGCAAAATCGGTTAAGGCACTAATGTTTGGTTCAATTGATTTTCAGTTAGAGATGAATATGCAAGGTGGCTATGAAGAGTTATTGTCATTTCGAAATGAATTCGTATTGGCATCCAAACTAGCAGGAATCGAATCGCCTGTAGATGGTGTTACGGTTGATTTTAAAAATAAAGCCTTAGTTGAGCGGGAAACACTACAAGCAAAACAACTAGGTTTTGCGGGGAAGCTTTGCATTCATCCTAACCAAGTCGATATTGTAAACACCGCGTTTACTCCAACTGATGCTGAACTCACATGGGCACAGCGGGTATTGAATGCGGTTAATCAAACACAGGGACAAGCCATTAGTTTGGATGGAAAAATGATTGATTTACCTGTCATTCTAAGAGCACAAAAAATTTTAAAACAGGCTAATTTAAACACATAA
- a CDS encoding MaoC family dehydratase N-terminal domain-containing protein, protein MENYSNWIGKKEIQNDYSDYRSVAMMQALLSETDKLPADLPHLYHWFYFLPLVNGQDLAVDGHPKKGGFLPPIPFPKRMWAGSRLEFIRPIVAHQSLRRESEILKVELKHGKSGDMYFVTVQHSIYAENELAIIEEQDIVYRDISNQVHSRAQKQTEQTETKIFDYQKKFPIDPVMLFRYSAITFNSHRIHYDRPYATQEEGYSGLVVHGPLLATLLIHHFKQEHPNKNISHFEFRAVNPVFDFDDFKIYGHVEHENGELWIEKNNGQICMQAKIFFKE, encoded by the coding sequence ATGGAAAACTACAGCAATTGGATTGGAAAGAAAGAAATACAGAATGATTATTCAGATTATCGCTCTGTCGCAATGATGCAGGCCTTACTAAGCGAAACAGATAAGTTGCCAGCGGATTTGCCACATCTATATCACTGGTTTTATTTTCTGCCATTAGTGAATGGACAAGACCTTGCTGTAGATGGCCATCCTAAAAAAGGTGGATTCTTGCCACCTATTCCCTTCCCTAAACGTATGTGGGCAGGTAGCCGATTAGAATTTATCAGACCTATTGTCGCCCATCAATCTTTGCGCCGAGAATCTGAAATTTTAAAGGTTGAACTCAAACATGGTAAAAGCGGTGATATGTATTTCGTGACCGTTCAGCATTCAATCTATGCAGAAAATGAACTGGCAATTATTGAAGAACAAGACATCGTTTATCGTGATATCAGCAATCAGGTACACAGTAGGGCTCAGAAGCAAACTGAACAGACAGAAACAAAAATATTTGATTATCAAAAAAAATTCCCTATTGATCCTGTAATGCTATTCAGGTATTCGGCTATTACATTTAATAGCCATCGGATTCATTATGATCGTCCTTATGCTACTCAAGAAGAAGGCTATTCCGGTCTTGTAGTTCATGGTCCACTTCTAGCGACACTTTTAATTCATCATTTTAAACAAGAACATCCAAATAAAAACATCAGCCATTTTGAATTCCGTGCCGTTAATCCAGTATTCGATTTTGATGATTTTAAAATTTATGGACACGTTGAGCATGAAAATGGTGAATTATGGATCGAAAAGAATAATGGTCAAATTTGCATGCAAGCAAAAATTTTTTTTAAGGAATAA